The Lolium perenne isolate Kyuss_39 chromosome 6, Kyuss_2.0, whole genome shotgun sequence genome segment ggcgcgttgttgacgagggaggaaatctctgttgtgtagcttttcgttccccggcaacggcgccagaaaatagcttgatgtctactcacgcttcttttcctgtagacagtgttgggcctccaagagcagaggtttgtagaacagcagcaagttttcccttaagtggatcacccaaggtttatcgaactcagggaggaagaggtcaaagatatccctctcaagcaaccctgcaaccacaatacaagaagtctcttgtgtccccaacacacctaatacacttatcagatgtataggtgtactagttcggcgaatagatagtgaaatacatgtggtatgaatgaatatgagcagtagtaaaggcgccagaaaatagttgatgtttacaactggcgtgcagttgatggtggtaatattgcaggaagtacagatgcagtaaaacagtaaacaagcgatgattgcagtatttggaaacaaggcctagggatcatactttcactagtggacactctcaacattgatcacataataaaaccactctacacttttttgttggatgatgaacgccattaattgtgtagggctacaagagcacctcaatgccggagttaacaagctccacaacattcgatattcatatttaaataaccttagagtgcatgatagaccaacgcaattataccaagtactaacatagcatgcacactgtcaccatcaagctatgaaaggaggaatagatcacatcaataccatcatagtaatagttaacttcataatctacaagagatcacaatcataaactacgccaagtactacatgatgcacacactgtcaccattacatcatggaggaggaatagagtactttaataacatcactagagtagcacataaatgaatagtgatacaaagctcatatgaatctcaatcatgtaaggcagctcatgagatcattgtattgaagtacataggagagagattaaccacatagctaccggtacagccccttagcctcgatggagaactactccctcctcatgagaGACAGCAGCGgtaatgaagatggcggtggtgtcgatggagatgccttccgggggcacttcctcgtcccggtggcgtgccggaacagagactcctgtcccccagatcttggcttcgcgatggcggcggctctggaaggtttctcgtaccgtggcttattcatatcgaagatttaggtcagggggcttcttataggcgaagaggcggagtcggaaggctgacgggggcgccacacaacagggcggcgcccccccttgggccgcgccagccacctgtgtggtggccctcctctggcccctctcgggtgttctggaagcttcgtggaattataagatgctgggcgttgatttcgtccaattccgagaatatttccttactaggatttctgaaaccaaaaacagcagaaaacaggaactggcacttcggcatctcgtcaataggttagttccggaaaatgcataaaatcatcataaagtgtgaacaaaacatgtaggtattgtcataaaacaagcatggaacatcagaaattatagatacgttggagacgtatcaaccactgAGAAGAGCGATCGTagattcgacgtaagcaataacattcacaactttcatTTATTaccgtcaatatttcgttatcaagattgatatattcatattcatctcatttttCTATATAGGTCGAGTTCATACGGGACAAGCTCCAACCACAgcaacacctactaggaattgcggaggaactggcgggacttctAATGAGAGAAATGATAGAGGTCAAAGGCTTATTTCATCAAAGTAGGTGTAATAGTTCGAATAGACGACAGACTCTAGTCTTGgtagtcgtgagctccatgtatatgtaaggggaatctacgaatagacttttgcttccaatatttgtttgctcaATCTATATATGAAAATTATTttgaaatgaaaaaaaaattaaaGGGGGCGatggcgcggggggggggggggtggctgcACCCCTTATACCCTGAAGGAGCAGCGTCCTGCGCGTGTCACGTAGAGGATCTTTTGTCCCGGCCTGTGTTACAAGCCGGGACAAAAGGGGGTGACCCCTGCACGTCCCGCAACGGTCACGTGGTGGACTTTATGTCCTAACTGGTAAAAGGGTCGGGCCTTTTGTTCCGCCTCCGTTGTCCCGGGTGACCAATCAGAACAAAAGAATCTAACGACGCGCGACAATAGACCTATTCTCCACTAGTGATCGGACACCCCTTCGAAGCTCGTGGTTAATATTATTTTATTGCAAGATTATTACTTACTACACCTACACCTGAGTAATAAACAACTTAATATTATTTTATTACAATATTATTATTTACTACACCGATGAAATTTAGGTTGGAAATTTAACTACAAATGAATAAAAATGGCCTGGACGAACATTTGCCTCAACAAGAGCAATTTGATGTCCACGAGACCACGACCCACCTCAAACGAAGCAAACTAGATACCTTTTTATTCTCTCTAATTCATATTAGTTATCTGTGATATAATATAGATGCATCTAAAACTAAAATAGATCTAGATATATCCACGTCAGCGACAATTGATATAAATCAGAGAGAGTATTTGAAATACGCAGAGCCCCTGGAGATACCTGACAACATTGAGTACATACTTAGAACAAGCGGACCTGGGCTTGAATTTGGCGGTGATGGTTTGATTCGACCGGAATCGATGGCGGCGGGTGGAGATCGCGGGCAGTGGCGGAGGTAAACCTGGAACCCGCAGAGTGGTCGTTGGGATCTAAGATTCCCCGTATAGTTTTATTGGCCAGTTGCGGTGTTTGTGCTAGTCTTTTTTAGCCTAAGAACATCTCTAGCACATACGGCAAACCACAACCCGCATAGGCGTGTTTGCTGGCTGCGGAAAACGCAATTTGCGGTGTGAAAAAGGCTCCCGCAGACCAGATCCCTCATAGGTAAGCATTATATTCCCAAGGTCCTCATCGTAATCATCCATAAGCAGCACGTTGTCAATGTCGATGGCAACCTTGTTCAGCATGCTCACGAACGACATCTGCGGCTTGCCCTCGTTTGCCCTACCGTGCAGAGGATCATACACAATCGACAGCAAATTCCCCGCAATCGACATGAAAGAAAGAGGATAATTTTACCTTGGGGGATCAGGTCGAGCACTTGGTGGTTGGGGATGTCGCCGGACGACGACACGGTCACGACAGCCGTAGTCAGTGCCGCCAAAGATGCCTTTTTCATCGGATTCTTCGAGGTCACCTTCTTCACCGGTGTCGGCTTCTTCGGTCGCGActtcttcggcggcttcgactgcGTCGTCGCCTTCGCAACAGGGGTAGGAATGGACGCGGGCGCGGCCGCATCGACACTTTTGACGACGTGGTGGCCATGGCGCTTGCTGGCGCCACTGCCGGAATCGGGCATGGGGACGAGCTCGAGCTGCACAGGCGGCGGATCGAGTTGATGGGTCGACCGCTACGGTCGATTCGACTGCCACACGTGGTAGATACCTCCGGCGGCCGGCAGGTTTGGCACAATTATGGCGACGCTAGCGAGCTGCGGCGAGGGGGGAGCGGGGACGGTGGATCTACGGCGGCCGATGCGCGGGAACGGAGGGGAGGTCGCTTTTCCTTCGCGTCAAGGCCTCGTAGGGATGAGGATCGACCTGGATACGCCCCTCAAATCCGTTGTTGTGCGCGGGGTGGGCTTAGTGGGTGGATGCGTATGCCGACTCCTGCGAAATACGGTTTTGCCGATTTTGCGGTGTCTACTATGACCATCTTTCCATTAAAACCGCATCAGAGCATCACTAGCAGAGCCATTAAAAACTGAACCCTTAAAATGAGTTTGAGGGTCGAGAAAAACGAGTTTTGAGTATAGAGAGGGCGTAGATCAGTGTTCTAAACCAACCTGTATAACAGAATAGTCTGTTTAGGGGTTGAGTttaaggtcttcttcttcttcacctcTGACCGAGGCCGTCGCCGTCGATTCTCCCCCGTCGGCGCCGTCGCTGCGTCGCGGCCTTTCCCCATCGGCCCTGGAGCTCAACGGCCTTTCCCTAAACCAATATACACATCCCCGAAGTTACGGTACGGTCGGCGGCGAGATTCAGTCCACATCACTGCATGCTCGTTGTTGATGGATGGCAGTGCCCCACCCGGTCTCGTCGAGGACGTAGTCCCGGTGGACTTCGGGGACACACGCGTAGTGCTGGAGGCTCGACGCTGCATGCTGATTCTATTCGGACGGCCGTCGTGGCTTGGGTTAGCAACCTCCAGCGGCAATTTCTCGTCAGAGTGCTACGTGCGTTGCTTGTAGCAGCAGGTGGGCAGCAAAGCTCGATCTCGCGGCGGAGGACCACGGACCACGCGCGGAGACGAGGGAACGACTGTAGCATACATAGTTGCGAGGAAGGCACGGAGGAGAGGGCCGGCACGTAGCAGAGCAGGTGGTAGGAGAGGGCGGCGCTCGGACACGAGAAGCAGGGGATTTGGGGATGGATGAGAGGCTGAGGATGGATGGACTTCTTATTCAGCAACTCAAAGTTAAGGggtttttatgcaataaaatTATTACATTAGTGGAACCCGCAGAAATTGACAGATGGGGCCTAGCTTACCACGTCGACAAATACTTCATGCCATCGGGGCCAGTGACCGTATATGAGCGCTATATTCGGAGTAagcatttggtgcacatgggcaccagtgctctcagttttttaaaaattaaaaaatttatATATCCGTGTTTCAAAAaatcatcacatttattctatGAATACATATATATGTTCCGAATACTCGTGAAAATTTTTGGTAGaaattgcattgtattttgagctacaggaaaaaaaCAAATTTATGGCTACGTATAGAGAcgtatatttgtcagaaatttgtcttttttatatagctcaaaatataacatatttttctcCGAAATTTTTACCGTATCTGCggaatgtttatatgtatgtagGTATTTAATTTCAATATTTTTGGAATACAAATAATATGACTTTATAGcaccaggagcactggtgctcatgtgctaaAGATACTTTTCGCTATATTCGTCTTTGGTGACCGTAAATACGTATTTTGTGAGTACGGTGACCTAATTGAACCCCGCCGACAAGTTTAAGTACCCGTTATTTTACTACTCTTTAAGGTATTGGTTCCAAACTTCCAATTTCATCTATCGGCCAGAAAGTAAACAACAAtacgaaaacaaaaaaaaaattacaaatGCATACCGAGTGCGGGGCGAGGGCGTCGCGGCTGTGCGGGGCGTGGGGGAGGCGTGTCGCCGGCGGCCGGGTGTGGGCGGGTGCTCCGAGTgcggggacggcggcggcggcggcggggaagcGCGGCTCGTGAGCGGGCTGCCGAGCGCGGCGTGAGGCGTGTCGCCGGCGGATCCAGTGgccgggcgggcggcgggcggcgggtaAGTGGAGGGGAGGCTGGGCGCCGACGGCCGAATCGggccggggcggcggcggcgtatgtCGCGAGGAGGAGGGCGAGAGGAGGACCTGAAATTTCAGCCCGCGTGTGGAGTAGGGGTCGGGCCGATTTTTGCCGTTTGCatggccccgccgccgccgccggcctctcTCCCACTTCCGGCATGGGCGGCGGCCAACGCCCTCTTCCGGCGCCATCCCCGCCTTCTCCCGCTCCTCCTCCCCTCCGCCTCTCTCCGCGCCCTCCTCCCCGTTCTCTCCCACTGCCTCGTCTCCGGCCTCGCCGGCAACCCCTTCGTCGCCTCCCGCCTCCTCATCGCCTCCTCGCGCCTCTCCCTCcccttctccctcctcctcctctcccacCTCCCCGCCTCCTCCCTCTCCCCGTTCTCCTTCAACTCCCTCATCCGCGCCTCGCCTCCAGGCCCTGCCCTCCGCCTGTTCGACCAAATGCGCCGCCGAGGCGTCCCCGCGGACACCTACACCCTCCCCTTCTTGATCCACGCCTGTTCCGGCGGTGACCGTCCGCTCAGCCAGTCCCTGCACGGGCAAGCCATCCGCTTCGGATACAGCACCCATCTCTTCACGCAGACGGCGCTGACGAACATGTACTTCGCATGTGGCCTGTCAACTCACGCTCGCAGAGTGTTTGACGAAATGAACGCTCCTGATGTTGTTGCGTGGACTGGCATGGTGTCCGGTTACGTGGActccgggatgcaccctcaagccGTTCAGGTCTTTCACGAGATGCGTGGTGGTGGTGAGGAAGCTGTACGGCCGAACACGGCCACACTAGTGTCGGTTGCTTCCGCGTGCGCCGGTCTGGGCTCCCTGGAGCATGCCAAGTGGCTGCATGGGTACGTAGAGAAGGCGGGGTTGCAAAACAGGGTCATTGTGACGAATGCCCTGATGGATATGTATGGCAAGTGTGGCGGCTTAGACTCAGCTCGTGCTCTGTTCAACCTGATGCATGAGAAGGACCTGCATTCATGGACAACCATCATTTCAGGGCTGGCTTCCCATGGGCATGGCAGAGAAGCGGTTGCTTTGTTCTTCAGCATGCGGGGGGCGGGAGTGCTGCCGGATTCGACCACGTTCGTCGTGGTCCTCTCTGCGTGTAGCCATGCTGGGCTGGTGGATGAGGGGGTACGCATCTTCAGTTCCATGGAGAGTGACTACAAGGTCACCCCAGATATCAAGCACTACGGTTGCATGGTGGATCTCTTCAGCAGGGCGGGGCTTCTTTCACGCGCTTATCTGCTTATCGACACCATGCCTTTTCAGCCAAACTTGGCGATTCTCGGAGCATTGCTGAGTGCATGCTGTGTCAATGATGAATTGGAGATTGGGGAACTGGTTCTCAGGAAGATCGAGTCTGTTTGCTCCTATAAAGGAGGTGCGGGCGTGCTCCTGTCCAACATATATGCCAACCAGAACCTGTGGCATGAAGTTGATTCCATTAGAAGGAAGATAAGAAATGGCGATATTCCCAGAAAGCCACCTGGTCAGAGCTTGGTTGCAGCAGAAGTTCCTTTCATGAGTTTGTGATTTGGAAGTGAGCACGTCCACTCTCAGGAGAGCTCTTCTTATTATTTGACAGGTTAGGAAACTTCTCAAGTTTGTGGGACCTGGTAAACCCTATGATTGCACTAAATATCCTGTCATCGTTTGTGGTTTGATTTTCTCATGTTTTAGTCTTTTATCTCTATACTGAGCTAACCTTTTTTTCTATTATCTTCAAATGCAGCTCTCAAAGTGAAACCCACTTCAGAGTTTTAAGCTGTAGCTCTTGAAGACACATATGCTGCCGTGATTTACCAAAATGATGGACCTATCCAGCCTCATCATCTTCAAGTCTATTTGTCATCATTGTTGCCCTTGCTTGCCAAAATGGCTAATTTTCGAGCGGCCTGGTAAGAAAATTTTATCAGTTGCTTTTATTACAAGGCACTGCTTTGCATATCAAGTAGAAGTGTGTCATCCATTTTGTTACCATGGTGAAATTGCTGTGGATTTTACCGTCTTCGAGTCTCTTTCTCATCATTGTTGCCCTTGATTGTAAAATGGCTGGTTTTCGAGTGGTTTGGTAAGAAAACTTATCAGTTGCTTTTATTACAATGCACTGCCTGCGTATCAAGTAGAACTGTGTCATCGATGAAATTGCTGTGGCATTTACTATCGAACATAATGAGTAGTGAATATATGATACTTATGGAATCGTAAGTACATTGATTGAACTTCTGTTTGCTCTATTAGACAGGAGATGAGGTCTCTCAGCAGCATATTTTCCAGAGTAGTTTTCGGTAGCGTGCATGGAAATACTTAACTAAGATGCGAACTTCGTCTCTGCCAATGAAACGGCACAGTGACTCCATCAACTTCCCTTCTCATTTCGGAAGGAAAACAAATATATTTATGTCCCAATAAATAAAAACTATGCCACTGCTACACCCGGGCATGATGCTTTCTTGCAGCATTTTCACCAAAACAGCCCAGACCTAAATCAGTCAAATGTATTTCATGTAAACCCTTTCTAAATCGCATGATTGGTGATTGAAATGTGTGGCCAGGGCCAGACTTCATGCATGTTCTATAACCTTGAGTTTCTTAGGTCCAATACAAGGACACGAAGAGCTCCTCCTAATATGCTCTCTCCAGTGGTACTGCTGCATACCGGTGGCAACTTTTTTTGTGTGTCAACTTGCTAGCATATGCCACGATATTTTATATAGCGATATATGCTGAGTTATCCTTTTCTTCTGCACTGTTGTATATCCAGATCTCGTCTCATATGTTGATTTTCAATTATTCATAATACCTATATGTGCGTGTGCAAATTTGCAATGGGAGTCGGGGTAGGGACGCGGAACAACGGGGGGAGGCTGCTCTGGTGTTGGTGGGCACAAGCTCTGTGTGtgtgtctctctctctctggttGATTACTTTTTCACCAAGGGGTCTACAGGTAGTACACTAATATTTTCCTTAGCTTTACTCTATGTCTTGTATCAGACTGGACACGGCAAAAATCAAACAATCGTTGTGCATGCTCTGAGTGGACCATCATCGCCTGGCCTGGCCACGTAGGGTCTACCAATTGCATCGTAGGATCCTATGGTTATCCAGTGATTTTGATTATAATCTCCCTGTGATTTTGACTGGAGGTAGATGTATTGCATCTCCGTAATCCCTAATTTGTGTAGCTCAGGCGACGATTGATCTGGCATGTAATATGGACTTAGGACTTACTCATCACTTCAGAGCAACTCCAGCAGAGCACCTAAAATCACACTAGCTTTTAAAACCTGCTGTTTTAGTGAAAAACTCCTGTCCAGCAAACACTCCATGAATCGTCCCATATCCTTCAAAAAATTTAGAGGTCAACTAAAAACAACTCAAAAGTGTGTAAATGTAGGGGAGGGGACATTTATACATGCTCCCTAAACCTTTTTTTGTGGCGCAACGGAAGCCCCCTCTCTCATGCTTCCATTCTGCCCCGCCACCTTGGTGCTACCAATTGAACTCAGAGGTTGGCTAGAGCCTATTATGGTTGTTCTATTCCTCCCTCGAGCTTTGCAAGGGCTGCATTGCGGCTCTCTCCCTGCCGGCTATGGCAGACAACGCCACACCACCTACTCCGCGTGATGGCGCCAACCCTAGTGCTTTTGGAAGTCTGCGCCCCTATCTCCCGTCGCCGCCTTCCATATTCACTCCCCCGAGCTAACGCCAATTGCAGCTCCTCTTCTAGTGAAGCTCCAGGAGCTATATTGCGGTGTCGGTGTCCTTCCTCGTCGCCACACGAGGACGAGGAATGGGCTATGCGTTTGCGATAGCCAGTTCGACAACCGGCTGTGGTGACAAATGGTAGAGgggagaaaaaagaaaaacgcATAATCTAACTATTGCCTGGGCACTCTCTGGTCTTAGGCGGTGCTCCCCTCTTGATGATGTCGGACCGGGATCGAACGAAGCTACGGAACACAGTCAAGAAAAACAGCCCTCGGTCATTGACTTTTCGTCCCCATTCCCCTCTCACCCGTCAACATCTCCTCCGATCCCACCGCTAAATCGGCCTCGTCGACGGTGGGAGGTCCGGTGAAAAACAGTGGggtgggtgtacgtttaagggaaTCAGTGCTAGGGAGCGTTTGACGGTGCGGACGCGCGGACCGACGTTCCCGATTGGGTAGCCGTGGTGAGAGGGGATCGTTCAGTGGCGTGCCCCCGCGAATCGCGAAAGGGTCGATGGAGGATCATCGGCGGCGCGCCCTCGCTAATCGACGCATCCAAGGTGGGCGGCCGTCGTGCGAGGCTCGGTGAAGGAGTATCCGGCGGCGTCGCTCTAGGATTCAACGCATCCGAGTACTGTGGCCTGTCGGGGACAAGTCGCGGACGAACATCAGCTGCGTGGTTCTGTGTCAAGGCGGATGTGTTCGTCTATCAATCTTTTTGTGCTGGTGAGTGTTTCCGTCCGCTGCCCCCCCCCTCCCCTGCCATTGTTTGTTTCCGTACTGAAGTTTTTCCTCTATTTCGCGCGTGAATCAACCACGATTTGGCGGACCTACAGAGCATGGCATGGCATACCCTGGAACACATCCGTGCTACTACCTGATAGTTGAAAAAAACAGCGACACCATGAATTGAAAAACTGCTCGGCTGTATGCTGCAGCCCAGCCGCGGGTACTGAGAGTAGAAAAAAGGAACACTGCTCAGCTTTGTAGGTTTTCCTCAAAAAATGAACTACTTTGTAGGTTCTCTTTCTCACAGGATGTAAAAATTGCATATAAATACATGCAATGTGTTAGACTTAGAGAGTACTAGTTTTGTGGGTTGTATTTTTCTTATCACAGATGTAAAAATTGCCCCTAAAATACATGCTACTCTCTTAGAGAATACTAGTTGCATTTTTCCACTGTATGTATTTATTGCACCTAAATCACAtgcctttttttttttgtatcaACACTATCTGTAGGATGTATTTTTCTCCTATATGCAAAGTGCAACATCTCCCAATGGTATACATTTGAATCTGAGTGCATGTATTTTCCGGAGACTAGCTAGTTCATGCCGCACTCcattatcattattatttttGAAGCTTCCAGTTCCATCCTCTATGAAATGCTAGCGTATTTTCTTGCCCTTCTCTGTTGTTTCTTCTAGCCGGTGAGAAATTCCCTGGGCTGTGCTGCGTTGCAGGGACACCTTCTCGAGGATTGTCAAGAGGAAATCGATGGAGGACTTCTCCGGCATGCCATACAACATGACTGTTGCTCAGCTGCCTCTTACCAACATGGTAACTAACCCGCTCCCACCACTTGGATCTTCACAGTCTTGCACTCTATTACATCTTTGGTCTCCATTATGCTTCAAGCTACTTTTGTGTGGACTACTGATGCAAGGACGACACTAGTTGTAGGTACCAGATTCCAAGCTTCTTTAGTGAGGAAGCCTGATGGTCATTTTTTTTTTAGACCGAAGGCACAaagtgcccgactttaaattaataaagccctgaGGCGCAAACGGATACAAGAGTTTCAAGAGCACCCCACACACATACACAGAAAGTTAAAGGTCACACTGACCAGGACATAGTCATATTACAGCCCAGAGACTAAGCAAGCAAATGAAAGAAGCTAGGAGCTTAAGGGGGCCGTCGGGGCTGGGGAGGGTCGCAGGTCTTGTCGAAGAGGGTTTTAAGCATCGCCTCCAACTGGGTCAGCAGCGGAAGTTCCTTGCTCCTTTGGAGGGGTCGCCAGAGCTGCAAGTTAAGCCTGATTAGGAAGAAACAGTTTGCGGGTTGGCTAGGAAATTTTGCTGCAATGGTAAAATTGTTTCGAATTTTCCAAAGAGCCCAGCAAATAGCCGCAAAAAGAACACGAAGGCTTCGTTGCAGTTTGTCATTCAAACTTTGGATACACCTTTCCCAAGAAGAAAAACAAGAGGGATTCCATGTCACACCGAGCATGTCCCTAATTCCCGCCCAGACAAAGAGAGCCAAATCACAACGAAACAAGATATGCTCCACGTTTTCAGGAAGTCCACATAGCGCACACAGCCCCTCAGATGGACCCCTTCGTTTGAGAATTTGGTCATTGGAGGGTAGGCGGCCTCTAGCCAACTGCCACAAGAAGATTTTGATTTTTGTGGGTATTGTAGTCTTCCAAATAGTTGGGGCTAAA includes the following:
- the LOC127321043 gene encoding pentatricopeptide repeat-containing protein At5g43790-like, encoding MSRGGGREEDLKFQPACGVGVGPIFAVCMAPPPPPASLPLPAWAAANALFRRHPRLLPLLLPSASLRALLPVLSHCLVSGLAGNPFVASRLLIASSRLSLPFSLLLLSHLPASSLSPFSFNSLIRASPPGPALRLFDQMRRRGVPADTYTLPFLIHACSGGDRPLSQSLHGQAIRFGYSTHLFTQTALTNMYFACGLSTHARRVFDEMNAPDVVAWTGMVSGYVDSGMHPQAVQVFHEMRGGGEEAVRPNTATLVSVASACAGLGSLEHAKWLHGYVEKAGLQNRVIVTNALMDMYGKCGGLDSARALFNLMHEKDLHSWTTIISGLASHGHGREAVALFFSMRGAGVLPDSTTFVVVLSACSHAGLVDEGVRIFSSMESDYKVTPDIKHYGCMVDLFSRAGLLSRAYLLIDTMPFQPNLAILGALLSACCVNDELEIGELVLRKIESVCSYKGGAGVLLSNIYANQNLWHEVDSIRRKIRNGDIPRKPPGQSLVAAEVPFMSL